One genomic window of Haloferax mediterranei ATCC 33500 includes the following:
- a CDS encoding tRNA (guanine(26)-N(2))-dimethyltransferase — MHVSEGGVEIEVPDARDGASEGTGDDVFYNPTQELNRDVTVAVLRAFSEREPRAESYLDAMAASGIRGVRAAAEGYDVTCADLDADAVELAQHNLDRAGNGGEAVLRNANALMYDSVFDVVDLDPFGTPIPFADPAFANTRDLVCVTATDTAPLCGAHQKSGIRKYGCLPQNTDYHPEMGLRVLLGAMVRTAARYDKAAVPILSHATRHYARAYLELDERATKADELLESTGFVYHCEDCLHREAEYSLVAHPPEECANCGSTRILEAGPIWLGPVSEPEFVDSVRDEVTDDFGTAKRARKLLDTLAVELDTPTHFDQHRLCKLWGRSASKMDEFIDTLRDAGFDATPAHYHGTAFKTDATVAEIREATAALDPEA; from the coding sequence ATGCACGTGAGCGAGGGAGGCGTCGAAATCGAGGTGCCTGATGCCCGTGACGGGGCATCCGAGGGGACCGGTGACGATGTCTTCTACAACCCCACACAGGAGTTGAACCGAGACGTGACGGTGGCCGTCCTCCGGGCCTTCAGTGAGCGCGAACCCCGCGCCGAGTCCTACCTCGACGCGATGGCTGCTTCCGGCATCCGCGGCGTCCGCGCCGCCGCCGAGGGCTACGACGTGACCTGCGCCGACCTCGACGCCGACGCCGTCGAACTCGCCCAGCACAACCTCGACCGCGCCGGCAACGGCGGCGAGGCAGTCCTCCGAAACGCCAACGCGCTCATGTACGACTCCGTCTTCGACGTGGTCGACCTCGACCCGTTCGGCACGCCGATTCCCTTTGCCGACCCCGCGTTCGCCAACACGCGCGACCTCGTCTGCGTCACCGCGACCGACACCGCGCCGCTCTGTGGCGCACACCAGAAAAGCGGCATCCGAAAGTACGGCTGTCTCCCACAGAACACCGACTACCACCCCGAGATGGGTCTCCGCGTGCTCCTCGGCGCGATGGTCCGCACCGCCGCTCGCTACGACAAGGCCGCGGTCCCGATTCTCTCGCATGCGACCCGTCACTACGCGCGGGCCTACCTCGAACTCGACGAGCGAGCGACGAAAGCCGACGAACTCCTCGAATCGACCGGTTTCGTCTACCACTGCGAGGACTGTCTCCATCGCGAGGCCGAATACTCGCTCGTCGCACACCCGCCCGAAGAGTGCGCGAACTGCGGGTCGACTCGCATCCTCGAAGCCGGACCCATCTGGCTCGGTCCCGTCTCGGAACCCGAATTCGTCGACTCCGTCCGCGACGAGGTAACTGACGACTTCGGCACCGCGAAACGCGCCCGCAAACTCCTCGACACCCTCGCTGTCGAACTCGACACCCCGACGCACTTCGACCAACACCGCCTCTGCAAACTCTGGGGCCGCTCGGCCTCGAAGATGGACGAATTCATCGACACGCTCCGCGACGCCGGGTTCGACGCCACGCCCGCTCACTACCACGGTACCGCGTTCAAGACCGACGCAACAGTCGCGGAGATTCGTGAGGCAACTGCCGCACTCGACCCGGAAGCCTGA